The following DNA comes from Megalobrama amblycephala isolate DHTTF-2021 linkage group LG20, ASM1881202v1, whole genome shotgun sequence.
TGCGTCTGCCAGTACTGTATCTGAAAGAGATCAGGTGACCGCAGATTAAGCTTTGGTCAGATGATGTTTTTAATTACACAGTTCTATAACTGATGGATCGAAATGACTGAGACGATTCAAACACTCAAAAGATCGGTGCGGAATCAAGAAAGACGTGATGAAGCTTTTCTTTCACACATGAACAAAATATAAACACCAGTAAACTTGACGAGAcacagcagtgtgtgtgtgtgtgtgtgtgtgtgtgtgtgtgagtgtgtgtgtgtgtgtgtgtgtgtgtgtgtgtgtgtgtgtgtgtgtgtgtgtgtgtgagtgtgtgtgtgtgtgtgtgtgtgtgtgtgtgtgtgtgtgtgtgtgtgtgtgagagtgtgtgtgtgtgtgtgtgagtgtgtgtgtgtgtgtgtgtgtgtgtgtgtgtgtgtgtgtgtgtgtgtgtgtgtgtgtgtgtgtgtgtgtgtgtgtgtgtgtgtgtgtgtgtgtgtgagtgtgtgtgtgcgtgtgtgtgtgtgtgtgcgtgagtgtgtgtgtgcgcgtgtgtgtgcgcgcgtgtgtgtgtgtgtgtgtgtgtgtgtgtgtgtgtgtgtgtgtgtgtgtgtgtgtgtgtgtgtgtgtgtgtgtgtgtgtgtgtgtgtgtgtgtgtgtgtgtgtgtgtgtgtgtgtgtgcgcgtgtgtgtgtgagagtgtgtgtgtgtgtgtgtttctcatcATGTGCTGCTCATTAAAACTGTGTCATGAAGATTTAATGTGAAGACGGGCtaattttagtcagaattaacTATAAAGCGTGTTCTCATGAATAAGTCACTCGCCGTATCGCTCTGGTTTCTCAGACGCTCTCGTGTCGTGAggacatttcattttaattatatcacatgCGTTCATAGTACAGTCATGTTCAAAAACTACTACGTTTTGCATAAAAAcaggtggatggaaacagctGACgaggcgtgtgtgtgtgtgtgtgtgtgtgtgtgtgtgtgtgtgtgtgtgtcacctgGTTCCGCAGCTCGTCCTCTGTGGGCTCTTTGACCTCCGGTGTGGCCGTGTGAGTCGGACTGTGGCTGCGGATGTCGTTCTGTAAGCCGTACACTGactgcagacacacacagacactgcAGATCAACAGTCTCAATGACACACAGTTTCTTCAAGTGTTTATGCACCAATATTTGACAGAGACGGACTGTATTACTGACGTCATCTATTCACATTTACCTGCAACAACACGTGCAGTAAACTGTGGCACTTTTCATATAAGTCAGATGATCTCTTTCTGACCAGAATAAAAGTGTTGAGTGGACGAGACTTAtacatgatgtgtgtgtgtgtgtgtgtgtgtgtgtgtgtgtgtgtttaccttCCGTGTTTTGTGCGGCTGCTTCATCCGGGAGGATTTCTTTATGTCGGCTTCAGTTGTGTTCACACAGCCAGGCTGCAAGAGTTTCAGACGGTTTAAAGACTCTTAAATCATTACAGGATTCAGTTTGTCATCGTTGAGACTGAGGTGTGTAACAGCAGTGAAGAAATCTGAACATCAAATGATGATATTATAATTTACACTCTTCAGAGGTCATGCAGAACTGAATCACCGTCAGTAAATCTGACCCCGACAGAAACGAGCTTCATAACTTCATGttttccgtgtgtgtgtgtgtgtgtgtgtgtgtgtgtgtgtgtgtgtgtgtgtgtgtgtgtgtgtgtgtgtgtgtgtgtgtgtgatctcaCCACCGGTCTGTGAACGTCCCAGAAGGCCCGCTCCTGACTGTCCAGGATCTTCCGCTCAATCTTGTCCCGTTTCTTGTCCACTCTGACAGGAGagaaacacaatcacacacactgATTTGAGTGTCAGAGGTTAGAGTTAATCACGACTGACCTGAGATCTGACCACTTACTTCGCTTGTGCTTCTGCCTGCATAAATATAAACTCCCATTTCCGTGCAAAAGCTCGCTGTAGTCTCGCCAAACTCTcctgtgacacacacacacacacacacacacacaatatctgCCATGAGTTTGATGCTTTATTCCATTAATCCTGTTTATTGACAGTGAGACGGGTGAGAACACTAAAAATGTTAAGTGGGATTTTCATTAATCCATATCAACAGATAAGAGAGACGCTTACAGCTTCATAATCGGCCAACTCCAGACGAGCTTTATTTTGCATGGTTCGTTTACAGAGGTACACggctgcagagagagagagagagagagagatcatgTGATCAGTGTCTGTCTTCAGCAGCAGCACTGACACTGAACAGATGTTTATCTGCATCTGTTGgtctgtgtttgttttgacAGAACATTCACATTCCAGCAGGACAGTAAACCAGCTTTACGTTAGTAACGTTAAATACGTTCAGACGCATAAACGTGATTTAGAGCAGCGGTTCTCAAGCAGGGGTCAGCAGGGGTCAGCACACTTCCAAAGGGCCGCTAGACGACCTCAATGACtaaaaataagacaaaagaagcaataaaataaacaaaacatctaaaaaagaatgtttttttcttattttaattaattcctGCAACATTTATGAACTGACCCTGACTCATGGAAAACCTGCATATAGAGTTATTTCTagacctggaaaagtcatggaaatgaaTAAAATTCTTAAAAAGTGATggaatatatactgtatatatcttTGGATTACCTTCATTTCATCTGATTAATGAACTATCATATCAGGTAATTAATTAGATGTCATTAACGGACAGGTGTAATTAAAAGCTGGAGTGTGTGTGACTCTCTCTGAACATCAAGCACAGTGTGTTGATCGATTGTTCTGATGTGGTCCGACACTTTCTCTTGTTTCAGGACACCAGCGCTCAAGAACAGCAGCGGAGATCACATGGGTCCATCAGAGGaggagtgtgagtgtgtgtgtgtgtgtgtgtgtgtgtgtgtgtgtgtgtgtgtgtgtgtgtgtgtgtgtgtgtgactgtgagtgtgtgtgtgtgtgtgtgtgtgtgtgtgtgtgtgtgtgtgttcttacCATAGTCAGTGTTTTCTGGCTCCCAGCAGTTTGACGGCCAGAAGTATGGAGTCTGAGATCAACAGAAACAGAAGCACTCATCAACTGTCTTCATTACAGATCTCTTACACACATGACTGTCCTGAACATACAGTCCAGCTGAACATCTGACCACATCTAGTTTCACCTGCTGAACAACATGTGACGCACAGAATCCTCTAGAATCTCACTGGAGAATTAAGATTCACTGGAATAACCAGACCTGCTCATTACCGTTCAGCATATAGCCAATATCAATGACATCATGAATATGAATCAGAATATTGAATGACaatgaatataaaaattatatgaaaatgtaTCAGAAAATGAATGACATGAAtgtatatgaatatgaatatgaatggCAATGAATATGGCAATTAAAATTCACAAATTCACAAATATGAATCTCCATCAGAATATGAATATGCATCTGAATGACATAATAAATGACTATTAATCACAATTTGAATGACATCATGTTTCATCATGTTCATATTCACGAAATGAGATCGACGGTTCTTGGTCTCAGACGGTCATGAGGTTCTCAGCCAATCACGTGAGAGAATCTCAGCGTCTCACCTGAAACCGGTAGAAGGTTCCGTCGTCCTTCAGCATGAGGACGTGGTCTGATATAGGGAAGAAATAACCGTGAGCGGCCATCAGCGTCCCCAGATGAAGAGCCTCcactgcaacacacacacacacacacacacacacacacacacacacacacacacacacacacactgtatttAATGGAGCAGCTCTTTGATCCGTCTCTCTCTCAGAGATGAAAGGTCTGTGTGGGACGAACTTCTTCATTTTAACTGGAGACACTTGAGATGTTTCAGATGAATCTGCTGATGTCCTTCACCCGTCTCGTCTCAGGGATTGCTCTTCCTGGAGTCGTTACAGATTTCAGAGCAATAAATGAACTCTGTTCGAGTAAATAAAGCTGCTCAGCTCAATAACACAAAGAAATAAAAGTTCATCCTAAAATAAAAGCGCATCATATCCTCTCCCTCACAGACCAGCACAAAAGATGTTTAGCAGAAAACAACTTCTGAACGCTCAgaatttttggatgaattatTCCTTATTACTGCATTCCCCTTCTGTCAGATCGGCAGTCCTCAGACTTTTTGACTCTCATTCTTCACTAAAATATTCAGATAACTAAATAAttagaattaaaataattaaattccaGAAGTTTTAAGATCTGAATAAGGAGATCTTATTCTCTTTAACCAATGAATGCGTCACATTTACAGATTTTaagatttcaaaatatttttactcaCAATTTCTACCGGATTAATTATTTTAGAGCTTAGCATCACTAGTAAAACACATGTTCATTATAAAACGCCTATGCCATTAATATTTGATAAATGTGCATGACTTTTTCAGGTCTAGAAATCACacttttatatacagtacagtccaaaagtttggaaccactaagatttttaatgtttttaaaagaagtttcgtctgctcaccaaggctacatttatttaattaaaaatacagtaaaaaacagtaatattgtgaaatattattacaatttaaaataactgttttctatttgaatatatttgacaaagtaatttattcctgtgatcaaagctgaattttcagcatcattactccagtcttcagtgtcacatgatccttcagaaatcattctaatatgctgatctgctgctcaagaaacatttaatgtgtacaattgtacaaaatatttgtgtacaatattttttttcaggattatttgatgaatagaaagttcaaaagaacagtgtttatctgaaatctaatcttttgtaacattataaatgtctttactgccacttttgattgatttaatgcatccttgctgaataaaagtattcatttctttaatttcttttcaaaaaaaaaaaataaaaattcttactgaccccaaacttttgaacggtagtgtataatgctacagaagctttgtatttcagataaatgctgttcttttgaactttctattcatcaaggaatcctgaaaaaaaattgtacacaactgttttcaacattgaaaataatcataaatgtttcttgagcagcagatcagcatattagaatgatttctgaaggatcatgtgacactgaagactggagtaacgatgctgaaaattcagctttgatcacaggaataaattactttgtcaaatatattcaaatagtacacagttattttaaattgtaataatatttcacaatattactgttttttactgtatttttaattaaataaatgtagccttggtgagcagacaaaacttcttttaaaaacattaaaaatcttagtggttccaaacttttggactgtactgtatatatatatatatatatatatatatatatatatatatatatatatataaaatatattttattttccaagCCTGTGAGAATACTGGTTCTTCAAAGACAACAAAACAGGGTTGAGGGTTGAATATCttgaaaatatacataaaataaatatattttaaataatgacatttttttaataatattttataatattacttttataatatatattttttaatattttaatataattttttttaatattcattttgttgttgttgttgttgttttagcttattttaaTGCTTGTTTTGAGAGTGTTGAGATCCACTGATCCAGGGTCTGCAGGATTTTCTCTACTAGAGTCTCAGCGCTCTCCTGAAGACGTGAAGATCTCTCAGAGGAACTGCACATCTGCTTCTCCACGAGGTCACAGAGACACAGGAAGACAGAGTCTGGCCTTGAGTCTCGAGAGACATTCCCATAATGCACTCACAGTGAAGCAGAACCTGAGCCGAACCAGAACCCGAGAGAGGCGTCGCTCGCGTCAGCTGGTCATGTGTGTCCTCTGGATGTAAAACAGAGGCTGATTTCATGAAGGTCACGTCAAGCTAAAAACAAATCAAGCTGAAATCAATGCAGCTCGGTGGATGTAAATGCCAGCGTTTGATTTCCTCCTCCAGCCGTTTATTTACTGCCGTCACCTTCGGCAACCCTAATTAAATAACGAGAAACGCTCTCAACGATCTGCCAGCCTAACGAGTTTAACGCGGTAAACGGGTTTGTGTGACACCGGCTGATCGTATTTCAGAAGTCTTACTGTACCTTGATCTTCAATGTTCAGGTTCTTCTGCATCCACTGGACAATATCAGAGCCTGAAAAACAGAAGatgacacacacagagaggCTCTTTAGTGCATCAAACACTGAATTCATTcagatacatttacatttatgcacttTTTATCCGAATTAACTGCAATCGTTCATCCTCATGTTAACTGACGGCCCGAAGCAGCAGCTCTCACCTTCATGTTTGTTTCAGGACACAAATCATTCAGGTAATGATGCCTCATTACCTCGGGAACAGGCGCAGCCGCATGGGAAGCACGAGCCGGTGTTTGAGGAAAGTAGGTTTTGGGGGCAGCCGGTGCGAGGGCTTGTCAAACCCAGTGAGTTTGGGGAGATTTTGTGTCTTGCGGAGGCTTGCAGAAAGAAACCCGAGAGACGCGCGTGTCTGAAAGAGCTCTTCAGGGACGGCAGAAATAAGAGCATCCTGTTTTTAATTGAAACAGTGATTCGGACAGAGAGCGTGTCCTGATAACGTCCTCTGAAGGACACCGATCGAGATCAGCTTCACCGTCTCTCAGCTGGAGAAAGTAGAACAAGATTCAAAATGACTTTAATCCCTGTTCCTGATCTTATTGTGAAAGTATGCAAGCttgtttgtgatttttttatctgaaggatataaacttgcaattctgatttttttctcaagtttctctctcacaattatgagaattTTGTTTCTTGCAGTTTAGAGTTTTTATCTATGGAAGCGAcaagaaaaataagaaaaaatcttgctttggtaaatcataattttgacttagtatTTTGACTTTACAAGTCATTTTTTCTGACTAATTATGTCAGTTCAACttaattttatctttttatcTCATACTTAATGACTTTAAGTTAAAATTTTAACTAATtgccataattttgactttttattctcataattttgactaagtatgtcataattttgtcatttaagttgtgctgcttcatatttttgtggaaatcatcatacattttatttttcaggattctctgaGGAATGGAAagttaacagcatttatttgatcttttgtcacattgtatcttctgatcaatttaatgcatccttgttgaataaaagtattcatttcttttttttgttttaaattgtgattGTAAAATGTTTGAACATCAGTATATATCACAATAAAACTGAAGTCATGCAAATCCATTGATTTAAGAAAGAGCAGCTCGTACAActgaattattttaattttaatgatttagTTCTTTGTTTTAATCTCTGGACACTTCAAGTTTCTGTAAACTAAAAAACATTGAGAACAAACATCCTTAAAgcagatgaaccactgatgtttTTATCTgaagtgacttacaaatgagcCACAATCTTCATGAAACACAATGAAAGAGCTGAAGCTAAACTAGATACTGGAGAAACGCAGAAAAGAAGAGAAAGAGGACTTTACATGAAAAGTGTAATGACAGACGCCTGAAGGAAACTCGCAGTGACACAAGAACGCACGAGGTTCAACAGGACGAGCAAATATTCTGCGATTGTGTACTTGTGTGTGTTTCTGGCCTTAAAACCTGGAGTGTGTGTCTTGAGTTTCTCACACACATGAGCAGCAACACCAGCTGTTCCCAGCAGCTAAATTTATACTCTTTTAATTATCGCTCTGTCTGTCTCAGAGCAGCGGGTCCATATGGATCTCACTCACTCAAACACTCGCCCTACTTCTGATTCTCTCCCTCCATTCTCACTTCTGCTCATTATTGTGTGTCTTTGTTGTTCTTTTTGTGGAGTCTTAGGAGGATTTAGTGTGGAATGTGTGCGTTTGGACGCAAAGCATCACAGATTTCACTATAGATGAGGCCAATGTCACACTGAGAGGCGCTCCGATTGATTTCTGTGTTGGCGGCACAACATGTCACTGCTCCTGTCGGACGATTttaaagttggaggagaaaatgagaggGAGTTTTCCACGGTACATCTGattacgtcacgcgtgacctttccaacatcacagagcagtgcaagatgagcatttgtgattaaaaagtatataatgtttatttttttagaaaatggccgatggtttctctagatgagactcttattcctcgtctgggatcatgtagagctctttgaagctgcactgaaactgacatttggaccttcaacccgttgaaccccagtgaagtccactatatggagaaaaacccTGTGTGTTTTCCtcaatttcttttccactgaagaaagaaagacatgaacatcttggatgacatggagagagtaaattatcaggagattttatttctgaagtgaactaatcctttaacatgttTCAGAAGCACATGTGTTTACAAACAGAGCGAGCGAGTGAACGAGTGAGTGCACTACACAGTGTACTTCAAGTGTTCCTCTGTTCCTCTGTCCTCTACATCCCAGAATACCACAAGTGTTTGAAGTGTTTGAAGTGTTTCGGCTGCGGTTTCTACATTTCAGATGTCGTTTATTGAAGATGCTTATGTAAGACACTCGATTACATAACGGCAGGAACAGCAGAGGAGgatctgaactgaactgaatgtCTCACACAGAACTTTCTGGGGcttttcatcatcatcatcatcatcatctcaaTGCTGTTCTCCCATGATGCATCAGATCTGTGGGTCCTaattaatgcatttataaaataaagcCTGTGGGCTGATTCTCAGAGAAACAAGAACTGATGAAATGATGCACCTTAAATTCAGTGTAAGTccctttggataaaagcgtaaATGTAAACGCATTCATGTGAACGCAAACACACCCTGAGCGCCGACTCTCAATTCCTCTTTCAACTCTTTCAATTCCCAAAATGAGAACTTTAGGTTAGTAATGAGAAAGAACGACTGGAGCACTTCAGTGTTTCTGTAGCTCTGGTCGTGTAAAAGAGCTGCGAGGCGGTGAGAGCGAGTAAATAATGACGGGAacgattctctctctctctctcggctCGATGTAAATGCCAAAACATGTTTGGAGGCCGCAGGACCGGCAGCTCTATCGAGCACGTCTCTTTCAAGCAGACGTCTGACAGATCCGTCTCTCTTTGCTCATGCTAGCGTCCAGCCGTGACCTCTCTTCAAAGCCCGCGGCATTGTTTGATGGCTCCGGTCTCTGTTTGTCCTCATCTGAGCAGCTCCTGTCAGTCCTCGGGTATTCTGGGATCGGTGTTTGGACTGTGGGACGGTTTCCTCATTAGCGTTCGCGCGTCTCCTCGGGAATCTCTGCAAACAGCTCTAACCGCGAGACTCGAGGACTATAAAAAGGTTTCTGTCACTGTCAGAGTCTCATTTATTCATGAACCATCAAAGATTCAGAGTTTCTCATGAGCCGCAGACTCGATTCATATCACAGCAACAGttcatataataatatacatttaataatatacataatataatatacatatactgTTAGGAATGAGTTTGTGTTCATCAAACCACACAGAAAAATAACATATaaagagaaaataataaaatgagatgAAGTACACTTTCATTTGTAAAGTATTCACTGGACCTTATTTACATATATACtcatatttacaaataaacaaataatttatattttataatttatgtgtatacataaatataaatgtgtgtatttattgatttatttatacatttataaataaattatttattcatgtgtataaatataataatattgaaaaaataaatataataatattattattatttaaaaatgagtatataggtatatttatttaattatatactgtatatatttatttacttatatatttatgtgtttatatgtgaatataaatgtctgtatgtatttataaatataaattaattaataaatatttatgtttgtatatgtaaataaaaatgtgtgtattttatttatgtgtatatgtgaaaacaaatatatttgtgtgtgtatacatatatatatatatgtgtataaatatgtatgtgtatatttttatttataaatcaatatttatttatgtgtgtatataaatatagacgtgtatatactgtatatttatttatttatatggatATAAATATGTCtgtgtatacatttatttattatatatatatttattaataaaatataaatgtgtatctttttatttacttatttataaatatttatttattatgcatctgtaaattacatatataatttacagacaaacacaaacataaataaatataaatatataaaaataaataaatacatttatagatagatagatagataaagacacatattaataaataaaaacaaaagaaatgttGTGTATAAGTTAGATGAAGCTCTGGATCATGGATTTATGAAGGAATGATCATCTGAACACACCTGAAAACACACTGGGAATCttggacagaaagctcttgaCGGTCCGGATGGGAATCCCGTTCTTTTCGTCCTGCATGCGAGCGATGATGTCTTCCATCTGAGAGCGggaagagagcgagagagatcAGCTTCACAGCCTGACGTCTGGAACAATCACAGTAATTACATGCTTCATAATTAGCCTCCTATTCTGTGTAATTACGCTTAATTTCTGTGTGATTAAACATAGTGTTGTACTCGCATTCACTCTCACTCTTGACAGCACAGACTCTAAACCTGCTCcgcagcagcacacacacacacacacacacacacacatccatcaTGATCTACACACACATTAATATTCACAAACACAAAGATGACTTTCTAGGGGTTTGTTCACTGTTTAAACTCTCACACCTCACAGCCGCTCGCAGGGCTGAAAATCCCTCTTAATCttccaaaacaaaatgacatttgGGATGCTGAGAGACTCCAGGGGGCGGAGTTAAGCCAGCAGCAGGTG
Coding sequences within:
- the rgs7b gene encoding regulator of G-protein signaling 7 isoform X1, with the protein product MAQPGSCGQSSNGVADESPNMLVYRKMEDIIARMQDEKNGIPIRTVKSFLSKIPSVFSGSDIVQWMQKNLNIEDQVEALHLGTLMAAHGYFFPISDHVLMLKDDGTFYRFQTPYFWPSNCWEPENTDYAVYLCKRTMQNKARLELADYEAESLARLQRAFARKWEFIFMQAEAQAKVDKKRDKIERKILDSQERAFWDVHRPVPGCVNTTEADIKKSSRMKQPHKTRKSVYGLQNDIRSHSPTHTATPEVKEPTEDELRNQIQYWQTQIDRHRLKMSKVAESLLSYSEQYMEYDPFFTSPEPSNPWITDDITSWELEASKEPGQQRVKRWGFGFNEVLKDPVGREQFLKFLESEFSSENLRFWLSVQELKKRPIREVPSRVQEIWEEFLAPGAPSAINVDSKSYDKTTQNVKDPGRYAFEDAQEHIYKLMKSDSYSRFIRSSAYQELLQAKKKVKPLKRLETAI
- the rgs7b gene encoding regulator of G-protein signaling 7 isoform X2, producing MAQPGSCGQSSNGVADESPNMLVYRKMEDIIARMQDEKNGIPIRTVKSFLSKIPSVFSGSDIVQWMQKNLNIEDQVEALHLGTLMAAHGYFFPISDHVLMLKDDGTFYRFQTPYFWPSNCWEPENTDYAVYLCKRTMQNKARLELADYEAESLARLQRAFARKWEFIFMQAEAQAKVDKKRDKIERKILDSQERAFWDVHRPVPGCVNTTEADIKKSSRMKQPHKTRKSVYGLQNDIRSHSPTHTATPEVKEPTEDELRNQIQYWQTQIDRHRLKMSKVAESLLSYSEQYMEYDPFFTSPEPSNPWITDDITSWELEASKEPGQQRVKRWGFGFNEVLKDPVGREQFLKFLESEFSSENLRFWLSVQELKKRPIREVPSRVQEIWEEFLAPGAPSAINVDSKSYDKTTQNVKDPGRYAFEDAQEHIYKLMKSDSYSRFIRSSAYQELLQAKKKKSKNLF